The Onychomys torridus chromosome 4, mOncTor1.1, whole genome shotgun sequence genome includes a window with the following:
- the Hrh3 gene encoding histamine H3 receptor isoform X3, with protein sequence MERAPPDGLLNASGALAGEAAATGGSRSFSAAWTAVLAALMALLIVATVLGNALVMLAFVADSSLRTQNNFFLLNLAISDFLVGAFCIPLYVPYVLTGRWTFGRGLCKLWLVVDYLLCASSVFNIVLISYDRFLSVTRAVSYRAQQGDTRRAVQKMALVWVLAFLLYGPAILSWEYLSGGSSIPEGHCYAEFFYNWYFLITASTLEFFTPFLSVTFFNLSIYLNIQRRTRLRLDGAREAGPEPPPDTQPSPPPAPPSCWGCWPKGHGEAMPLHSSSRGTERPRSLKRGSKPSASSASLEKRMKMVSQSITQRFRLSRDKKVAKSLAIIVSIFGLCWAPYTLLMIIRAACHGHCIPDYWYETSFWLLWANSAVNPVLYPLCHYSFRRAFTKLLCPQKLKVQPHGSLEQCWK encoded by the exons ATGGAGCGCGCGCCGCCCGACGGGCTGCTGAACGCGTCGGGCGCTCTGGCCGGTGAGGCGGCGGCCACAGGCGGGTCGCGCAGCTTCTCCGCTGCCTGGACCGCTGTCCTGGCTGCGCTCATGGCGCTGCTCATCGTGGCCACAGTGCTGGGCAACGCTCTGGTCATGCTCGCCTTCGTGGCGGATTCGAGCCTCCGCACCCAGAACAACTTCTTTCTGCTCAACCTCGCCATCTCCGACTTCCTCGTGG GTGCCTTCTGCATCCCATTGTATGTACCCTATGTGCTGACGGGCCGCTGGACCTTTGGCCGGGGCCTCTGCAAGCTGTGGCTGGTGGTAGACTATCTGCTGTGTGCCTCCTCAGTCTTCAACATCGTGCTGATCAGCTATGACCGATTCCTGTCAGTCACTCGAGCT GTCTCCTACCGGGCCCAGCAGGGGGACACACGGCGGGCAGTGCAGAAGATGGCACTAGTGTGGGTGCTGGCCTTCCTGCTGTATGGACCTGCCATCCTGAGTTGGGAGTACCTGTCTGGTGGCAGCTCCATCCCCGAGGGCCACTGCTATGCTGAGTTCTTCTACAACTGGTACTTTCTCATCACGGCCTCCACTCTTGAGTTTTTCACACCTTTCCTCAGTGTTACCTTCTTCAATCTCAGCATCTACCTGAACATCCAGAGGCGCACCCGCCTCCGGCTTGACGGGGCCCGTGAGGCCGGTCCAGAACCCCCACCTGACACCCAGCCCTCACCACCTCCAGCTCCCCCCAGCTGCTGGGGCTGCTGGCCAAAAGGGCATGGGGAGGCCATGCCACTGCACAG CTCCTCGAGGGGTACCGAGAGGCCACGCTCACTCAAAAGGGGTTCCAAGCCATCAGCATCTTCAGCATCCCTGGAGAAGCGCATGAAGATGGTGTCCCAGAGCATCACCCAGCGCTTTCGGCTGTCACGGGACAAGAAGGTGGCCAAGTCTCTTGCCATCATTGTGAGCATCTTTGGGCTCTGCTGGGCCCCGTATACACTCCTAATGATCATCCGAGCTGCTTGCCATGGCCACTGCATCCCCGACTACTGGTATGAGACgtccttctggcttctgtgggccaACTCAGCTGTCAACCCTGTCCTCTACCCGCTGTGCCACTACAGCTTCCGCAGAGCCTTCACCAAGCTCCTCTGTCCCCAGAAGCTCAAGGTCCAGCCCCATGGCTCCCTGGAGCAGTGCTGGAAGTGA
- the Hrh3 gene encoding histamine H3 receptor isoform X2 — translation MERAPPDGLLNASGALAGEAAATGGSRSFSAAWTAVLAALMALLIVATVLGNALVMLAFVADSSLRTQNNFFLLNLAISDFLVGAFCIPLYVPYVLTGRWTFGRGLCKLWLVVDYLLCASSVFNIVLISYDRFLSVTRAVSYRAQQGDTRRAVQKMALVWVLAFLLYGPAILSWEYLSGGSSIPEGHCYAEFFYNWYFLITASTLEFFTPFLSVTFFNLSIYLNIQRRTRLRLDGAREAGPEPPPDTQPSPPPAPPSCWGCWPKGHGEAMPLHSSGSSSRGTERPRSLKRGSKPSASSASLEKRMKMVSQSITQRFRLSRDKKVAKSLAIIVSIFGLCWAPYTLLMIIRAACHGHCIPDYWYETSFWLLWANSAVNPVLYPLCHYSFRRAFTKLLCPQKLKVQPHGSLEQCWK, via the exons ATGGAGCGCGCGCCGCCCGACGGGCTGCTGAACGCGTCGGGCGCTCTGGCCGGTGAGGCGGCGGCCACAGGCGGGTCGCGCAGCTTCTCCGCTGCCTGGACCGCTGTCCTGGCTGCGCTCATGGCGCTGCTCATCGTGGCCACAGTGCTGGGCAACGCTCTGGTCATGCTCGCCTTCGTGGCGGATTCGAGCCTCCGCACCCAGAACAACTTCTTTCTGCTCAACCTCGCCATCTCCGACTTCCTCGTGG GTGCCTTCTGCATCCCATTGTATGTACCCTATGTGCTGACGGGCCGCTGGACCTTTGGCCGGGGCCTCTGCAAGCTGTGGCTGGTGGTAGACTATCTGCTGTGTGCCTCCTCAGTCTTCAACATCGTGCTGATCAGCTATGACCGATTCCTGTCAGTCACTCGAGCT GTCTCCTACCGGGCCCAGCAGGGGGACACACGGCGGGCAGTGCAGAAGATGGCACTAGTGTGGGTGCTGGCCTTCCTGCTGTATGGACCTGCCATCCTGAGTTGGGAGTACCTGTCTGGTGGCAGCTCCATCCCCGAGGGCCACTGCTATGCTGAGTTCTTCTACAACTGGTACTTTCTCATCACGGCCTCCACTCTTGAGTTTTTCACACCTTTCCTCAGTGTTACCTTCTTCAATCTCAGCATCTACCTGAACATCCAGAGGCGCACCCGCCTCCGGCTTGACGGGGCCCGTGAGGCCGGTCCAGAACCCCCACCTGACACCCAGCCCTCACCACCTCCAGCTCCCCCCAGCTGCTGGGGCTGCTGGCCAAAAGGGCATGGGGAGGCCATGCCACTGCACAG CTCTGGCAGCTCCTCGAGGGGTACCGAGAGGCCACGCTCACTCAAAAGGGGTTCCAAGCCATCAGCATCTTCAGCATCCCTGGAGAAGCGCATGAAGATGGTGTCCCAGAGCATCACCCAGCGCTTTCGGCTGTCACGGGACAAGAAGGTGGCCAAGTCTCTTGCCATCATTGTGAGCATCTTTGGGCTCTGCTGGGCCCCGTATACACTCCTAATGATCATCCGAGCTGCTTGCCATGGCCACTGCATCCCCGACTACTGGTATGAGACgtccttctggcttctgtgggccaACTCAGCTGTCAACCCTGTCCTCTACCCGCTGTGCCACTACAGCTTCCGCAGAGCCTTCACCAAGCTCCTCTGTCCCCAGAAGCTCAAGGTCCAGCCCCATGGCTCCCTGGAGCAGTGCTGGAAGTGA
- the Hrh3 gene encoding histamine H3 receptor isoform X1: MERAPPDGLLNASGALAGEAAATGGSRSFSAAWTAVLAALMALLIVATVLGNALVMLAFVADSSLRTQNNFFLLNLAISDFLVGAFCIPLYVPYVLTGRWTFGRGLCKLWLVVDYLLCASSVFNIVLISYDRFLSVTRAVSYRAQQGDTRRAVQKMALVWVLAFLLYGPAILSWEYLSGGSSIPEGHCYAEFFYNWYFLITASTLEFFTPFLSVTFFNLSIYLNIQRRTRLRLDGAREAGPEPPPDTQPSPPPAPPSCWGCWPKGHGEAMPLHRYGVGEAGPGVEAGEAALGGGSGGGAAASPTSSSGSSSRGTERPRSLKRGSKPSASSASLEKRMKMVSQSITQRFRLSRDKKVAKSLAIIVSIFGLCWAPYTLLMIIRAACHGHCIPDYWYETSFWLLWANSAVNPVLYPLCHYSFRRAFTKLLCPQKLKVQPHGSLEQCWK; this comes from the exons ATGGAGCGCGCGCCGCCCGACGGGCTGCTGAACGCGTCGGGCGCTCTGGCCGGTGAGGCGGCGGCCACAGGCGGGTCGCGCAGCTTCTCCGCTGCCTGGACCGCTGTCCTGGCTGCGCTCATGGCGCTGCTCATCGTGGCCACAGTGCTGGGCAACGCTCTGGTCATGCTCGCCTTCGTGGCGGATTCGAGCCTCCGCACCCAGAACAACTTCTTTCTGCTCAACCTCGCCATCTCCGACTTCCTCGTGG GTGCCTTCTGCATCCCATTGTATGTACCCTATGTGCTGACGGGCCGCTGGACCTTTGGCCGGGGCCTCTGCAAGCTGTGGCTGGTGGTAGACTATCTGCTGTGTGCCTCCTCAGTCTTCAACATCGTGCTGATCAGCTATGACCGATTCCTGTCAGTCACTCGAGCT GTCTCCTACCGGGCCCAGCAGGGGGACACACGGCGGGCAGTGCAGAAGATGGCACTAGTGTGGGTGCTGGCCTTCCTGCTGTATGGACCTGCCATCCTGAGTTGGGAGTACCTGTCTGGTGGCAGCTCCATCCCCGAGGGCCACTGCTATGCTGAGTTCTTCTACAACTGGTACTTTCTCATCACGGCCTCCACTCTTGAGTTTTTCACACCTTTCCTCAGTGTTACCTTCTTCAATCTCAGCATCTACCTGAACATCCAGAGGCGCACCCGCCTCCGGCTTGACGGGGCCCGTGAGGCCGGTCCAGAACCCCCACCTGACACCCAGCCCTCACCACCTCCAGCTCCCCCCAGCTGCTGGGGCTGCTGGCCAAAAGGGCATGGGGAGGCCATGCCACTGCACAGGTATGGGGTGGGCGAGGCAGGCCCTGGTGTTGAGGCTGGGGAGGCTGCTCTTGGGGGTGGCAGTGGTGGGGGTGCTGCTGCCTCACCCACCTCTAGCTCTGGCAGCTCCTCGAGGGGTACCGAGAGGCCACGCTCACTCAAAAGGGGTTCCAAGCCATCAGCATCTTCAGCATCCCTGGAGAAGCGCATGAAGATGGTGTCCCAGAGCATCACCCAGCGCTTTCGGCTGTCACGGGACAAGAAGGTGGCCAAGTCTCTTGCCATCATTGTGAGCATCTTTGGGCTCTGCTGGGCCCCGTATACACTCCTAATGATCATCCGAGCTGCTTGCCATGGCCACTGCATCCCCGACTACTGGTATGAGACgtccttctggcttctgtgggccaACTCAGCTGTCAACCCTGTCCTCTACCCGCTGTGCCACTACAGCTTCCGCAGAGCCTTCACCAAGCTCCTCTGTCCCCAGAAGCTCAAGGTCCAGCCCCATGGCTCCCTGGAGCAGTGCTGGAAGTGA